Within Triticum dicoccoides isolate Atlit2015 ecotype Zavitan chromosome 1B, WEW_v2.0, whole genome shotgun sequence, the genomic segment cccccgttccctggttccttttgtctagatttccaatctagctttctaggggcaatagcagttgcatctctagatttttgtccagatctaggcttgagtaggatggagaatgcttctagacagtttggattagtgtttggttggagtatttttgaatttggtaggacggtagtaccggatctgaccacggtagtaggaaactgatgtttccccgcctcgagcggtactaccactctcccagagcggtactaccgctctctccagagcagtactaccgcttggagcggtactaccgctcaagggtcacggtactaccgccctctaccaggTTCCATCATACTCCTACCTCTCAGTGATCCTCTTTGTTCGTGTTTGTGGCttacgctcgttctttctggttgtttgcgtgtttgtgtgtgtggttccaggtgatgaggttcctgagcatcaggctcgtcgtgtcaaccccggtcgtgcctcgtccaagcgctaccgcaccactgagcccactgagcctgccggaggatcttctagtgctccacctcctcctcaactgcagaagaagcctggggtcaagccaaagtcaagcaaaaccgtgccagaaatgccgcccaaggagttctgggcaaggcgccgccgcaaaccgtatgaggtcgaccaagatcccactttggtcaaccgtccgttctggaacaggttccagtttgccatctactttgatgttctcaaagccaagaagaatctctatgtcaacatgcactccatcgacaccgagcatatggagaacgatcctgactactttggtgaagctcttcagatgtgcactcaactgaacattctcaggatcatgcaattcaacaaggactatgatgctgatattgtggcccaattctatgccatgggtcaccttgggactgatgaggacaggacactgacttggatgacaaatggcaagttgctttcagtcaagtggaaagctttcatgcagttgattggggtggaagatctaggtcttgagtctcctgtcggctttcgcccccaccgtcgcgccaatgccactcacaagcaagatctgtggccctactgcactttgaggatcaaccctgagacgaagaaggagacctatgagctgcctgcctatctggatattcttcaccgtgtcttcagagagactcttttccctcgcatcgggaatctggaccaggttcactcttatctcgtggacatgcttctcttctgtcagcgggagaaggggcagagcaccggagagtccttggatatctctcatgttatgtggtctgagctggtttctgctatctccgagcgtaagtgcccgatttatggtccattCATTATGCTGCTCACtaagaaggcctgggatcgtgtctatcccaaggtggtgctggagattggagagttggtttctcacgatgtcaagcgtctgaggaagaaggataactggggcactcaggcccctaggactggagttccttcatctgttgctgccatggagactgaggaggagattggggctgaggctgaggatgaagatgatgactatgtgccttctgaggcagagccctcttgggccaagaagctcaagatcaaggtgaagaagctgttttgcatggagtctcacggtcagtacatgactcatgtggctgagaagaaggcccgaggtcgccacaaggagctcatgcgtcagatgggtgctattgtgattagtggttctgaggatcagcttaccgaggaggaggagtggattcactagcactgcccttggactgattctgatgctgagcacttcccggctgacgatggtagcgcagatgatccctctgagatctgatgggtgtccctcgtttgccttcacctggagccgtagcagcactccctctcctttttggtgtctcaatgccaaagggggagagagtttagggatttgtgctttgtgtcttccgtcttctgtgtttgtgctttcgcttgttactttatttggtttgtgtctgtgagacctaagttctggttctgtcagtgagacctaagctcgagtcatatggtgtgagacataggctaccttacctttccagtatcattatctatgtctatctagcttatgagttgcatgcttatcctattatctatatgttgctctcatatatcttgcttaggtagttggtctctaaaatgtagggggaacaTTGATCCTGGCAtccgtgccgtgcagtccaaagcacttatcgtagcacacatccagggggagcccttctacattttaggacggttgtGTGTTTGTGCTTATTCTATATCTAtcatattgtgcaaatcccgtattgtcatcaatccaccaaaaagggggagattgtaagggcatatttatccccaagatgttttggtgattgatgacaatgcttgtgcggactaatcgtgtgtatttAGTTCTTTCAGagtttcatccattggcacgagacgatttcctcccctcggtgttgtattcaagacggtgtagcttcttcgtttcgttgttggtggactagtttcgtaggagtcaccgtactatcaagaggggatccgttttggtaagacttgggtggaatcacacgtacacatccttatcacacccgtcgtctttccttccacatctctggagctgccgttttccccttgCTATCCCTTGCTCTGCCCCAACGGTAGTACCACgatcacagcggtagtaccgccgaagctccccagcggtagtaccgctctcagagcagtagtactgctccaagcggtagtaccgctctccgagcggtagtaccgcttgggattttcggccgtagtaccgttgtgcgtctgggctacttccgccttgattctcgaacgaagtttttcgtgtcgggttttgcggcactaagggaggtagtaggagcggtagtacctccctaagcggtagtaccgctcttccctagcggtagtaccgccctggggtctggcagcgcggcagtaccgctgggttgagcggtagtaccgcccttccccagcggtagtaccgctctgtgcggggctggtgagtgggataacggttggattgttccccccactatataaaggggtcttcttccccaaagttgacctacctctttccccaaagctccattgttgctccaagctccattttcgcccgatctctctccctagccaatcaaacttgttgatttgctcgggattggttgagaaggcccagatctacacttccaccaagagaaatttgattcccccctcttatccctagcggatcttgttactcttgggtgttgagcaccctagacggttgaggtcacctcgaagccatactccattgtggtgaagcttcgtggtgttgttgggagcctccaagtgttgtggagatagccccaatcttgtttgtaaaggtccggttgccgccttcaagggctccaatagtggaatcacggcatctcgcattgtgtgagggcgtgaggagattacggtggccctagtggcttcttggggagcattgtgcctccacaccactctaacagagacgtacttccccttaaaaggaaggaacttcggtaacacatcctcgtctccaccggctccactcttggttatcttgtccctttaattttgcaagcttacttaagttatatccattgcttgcttgtgtgcttattgtctttgcatcatataggttgtctacgtagttgcacatctagacaacctatttcattgcaaggtttaaattgttaaagaaaagtctaaaaattgttagttgcctattcaccccccctctagtcaaccatatcgatcctttcacctatTTACCTCGGAAGTGCTACACACGGATCCTAGTCTGTTGCAGAAAGTTCAAACAAAGGTCACCACTCACATGAATAATTTTCCGTTAGCGCCATTTTCTTTGGAGGACGTGAAAAAGCGGTGTTTAGTATTGGGGACCTGAAAGCCCCCGGTCCGGATGGTATACATGCGATATTTTTCAAGAAATATTGGCACATAGTAGGAGACGAGATAACACATGAAGTGCTACAGGCCATCAACTCGAGAAAGATACCTGATGAGTGGAATGATACGGTAATTGTTATGATTCCAAAAGTAGATGCACCAGAAATGGTAACTCAATTCTGCCCTATAAGCCTTTGCAATGTTCTATATAAAATCATCTCCAAGATGCTAGCGTTGCGTCTGAAAAACATTCTACCTGAGATTATCTCGCCAACCCAAAGCGCCTTTGTGCCAGGGAGGATGATTACCGATAATATCCTGATAGCATATGAATGTGTGCATAAAATTAAGAATAAGAGGGCTGGTAAAAGTGGTCTTTGTGCTGTGAAATTGGATATGCATAAAGCTTATGATAGAGTGGAATGGTCCTTTTTAGGTGATATGATGTCTGCCTTGGGTTTTCATGAACACTGGATTGAATTAATGATGGCTTGTGTGAGTTCTGTCAGGTATAAAGTGAGGTTTAACTCTCAAGAGACAGACTCTTTTATTCCTACCAAGGGTATTAGGCAGGGAGACCCAATCTCCCCATACTTGTTCCTCTTATGCGCGGAAGGCCTTTCTAGCTTATTGCAGTATGAAAAAGAAGCTGGTGGCATTGAAGGGATCAAAGTGTGCAGAAATGCACCATCAGTATCACACCTCTTATTTGCTGATGACTCTTTGATTCTTATGACAGCAGATACCTTAAATGCAGCTTCCTTACAACATGCTCTAGAGACCTATTGCCAGAGTTCGGGACAATTGGTGAGTTTGTCTAAATCCAGTGTTTTCTTTAGTCCTAACACCTCTGCCGTGTCCAGGGCTGAAATATGCCAGATATTGCACATTGACACGGAAGCCTTATCGGATAAGTATCTTGGGCTTCCGGCAATGGTGGGGGCTGACAGAAGTGATTGCTTCAGACATTTTTGTGAAAGAATAAAGGAAAGGCTAAGAGGTTGGATGGAGAAACAATTATCCACGGGAGGTAAGGAAATACTCATCAAATCTGTAGCGCAAGCAATACCAGTTTTCGCCATGTCTGTCTTTAGTAAGGGAATATGCAAAGAGATCACTGATATGATTGCTGAATTTTGGTGGGgcgatgatgatgatcatagaaggATGCACTGGTAAACTTGGTGGAAGATGTGCTACCCAAAAAATGAAGGTGGTATGGGATTTAGGGATCTCTACTCCTTTAACTTAGCAATGCTTTCGAAGCAATGTTGGCGATTAATCACCAACCCAGGCTCTCTTTGTGCCCGAGTGCTAAAGGCAAAATATTACCCAAATGTCAGTTTACTACAGGCTACACTAAAGAAAGGTGCATCATTCACATGGCAAAGTGTTATGAAGGGACTGGAAACATTCAAATTGGGATACATCTGGCGGATTGGCACAGGAGAAAACGTGAATATTTGGGATGATCCTTGGATACCAGGAAGCCCAGATAGAAAGGTGATCTCTGCCCGGGGTCAAACTGTCCTAACAACAGTCAGCGATCTGATCGACCCTATTGCAGGGTCATGGGATGAAGAATTAGTACAATCTATTTTTAACCCTGTAGATGTCAGGAGGATACTAGAGATACCAGTTCATCACAGTGCCTTTGAGGACTTCATCGCATGGCATCCTGATCGTAAGGGGCTGTTTACAGTACGCTCTGCATATAAAATTCAATGGCAACGATCTTTCCAAGGATACACAAATAGGATTGGACGACCAGCGAGCTCTCAAACTCCGGAGATATGGAGAAAACTATGGAAGCTAATGATTCCACGCAAAGTTTCAATATTCTGTTGGCGAGCCTTGCATGGTATAATTCCTTTAAAATCAATCCTGGTGAACCGTCATGTAGGGTCTGACGACGGATGCCCAATATGCCACGAGGCGGCTGAGGATATAAAGCATCTCCTCTTTGGATGCGCTCATGCCAGGGAGTTGTGGAGTAGCCTGGGGATCCTTGAAATTGTCGAAGAGGCCATGGAGGTGGATCGATCTGGTTCAGTCGTGCTTGAATACTTACTACTGATGAATGATCGTCCGGTTCCATTAAAGCCAAGCCTAGATGTCAAACAAATTCTAGCTGTAGGGGGCTGGTACCTATGGTGGATCCGTCGTGAATTCACTCACAATGGATCCCCACCGCATTCCTCGAGATGGCCCATGGCAGTTCTGGCTATTGCAAACAACTTCCATCAAGCAAATCAAAGGAGTCGAGATACCCTTGAAAAAAGGTGGTTGAAACCCAATCCGAGATTTGTGAAGTTGAATGTGGATGCCTCATTCCATGTAGATGAAAGTACTGGAGCAACGGCAGCAGTCATTCGAGATGAGAAAGGTAACTTCTTAGCAGCCCAATGCAAACACTTAACACATGTATCAGATGTGGTCACCTCTGAAGCTCTGGCAATGAGAAACGGTCTCGCTTTTGCAAACTCTCTTGGTTTCCCTAGAGTAGAAGCAGAATCAGATTCGTCAACAGTTATTGAATACTGCTCAGGCCAAACCAGATGGTGGGATGCTGCTGCTGCCATTTTTGCCGAGTGTATGGACGTGTCTTCGCTTATTGGGAAGGTTACTTTTAAGCATTGTGGTCGTTCGTCGAACCAAGCAGCTCATGTGCTAGCTAGTCATAGTTTCTGTAATAAGATCAACAGTAGTTGGGTTAATGAGCCTCCGGCTTGTCTTATTCCCAAACTTTTGGATGATGTAATTCCTAGTTAAAGttttaataaagctagccatgatggccttcccTCAAAAAAGAAAACCCATAatcgaaaaaaaggaaaaaagagatagAAACACCGACACACGCACGTGGCCAATCTCATCACACGACAACCCCGAAAACGAACGGACACGATTGAAGCTTATGACAACTAACCCGACTCGACTTGTTCAGGCTTCAGAGTTCAGGcttcagagcatctccaacagccgcgctaaactagcgccgcgccgcaaaataggcctttttagcgcgcgcgcaacgcggcggCTCGCTCCAGCGGGCGCCAAAAACGGCGCGCGCGCGATAACGGGTTGGGCGCGCGGTCAAAAACACTTATCCGCACGGTGTATTTGGAGCGCCagctacagcgcgcggcacactcgagcgctcgcgcccgcactctctccctctcctcgtcctacgccccgcgcgccggcgccggcgccctgcccccccatggacgcgcacaccggcgccccgctcaccccgtttgcatttgaacttggttggatgaacttgtgggcatgattttgatgaacttgtgggcatgaacttttattcatcaacttgtttgtgtcaaattttacaTGTTCATTTTTGTCAAAAATATCCATATATGCAAAATGCCCGGCGAGTCAtgcgcgctgtatttttgcgctctGCTGGAACGGCGCGCGCACGCTGCATTATGGCGCGGCTACTGAagccagcgcaggcgggcgcgcAAAACCAGCCGCAACGCGCGTGCTAAAAGGTTTTTTACGCGCGGCGCTATAGcgcggctgttgaagatgctctgaGACCACACCCCTCTTCGTCGGCCCCGTTACTTTCCTCTCCTTTCCCACGCCGCCCACCAACCCAATCCTCGCGGCGCGTCCTCTAAACCCTAACTCGCCGCGAGGAGAAAGCGCCGGaagccatggcgacggcggcgccggGGCAGCTCAACCTCGACGATTACCCGTCGTGGGGCTCCCGCGGCGTCGACTGCTTCGAGAAGCTCGAGCAGATCGGCGAGGGCACATACGGGTACGCGCCTGTCGACCCCTCAATCCCAATCCCCCCCAATCCCGCGAAACGCCTATGCGTCGGTCTGATTCGGCTGCGTCGTCTTTGTTGTTGCCAGGCAAGTGTTCATGGCCAAGGAGACGGAGACCAAGGAGATCGTCGCGCTCAAGAAGATCCGCATGGACAACGAGCGCGAGGGTGTAAGTATCCTGCCGCGTCTTTCTTTTTTCCTAAATAAATGATGTTCTTGGCTCTGAGGCTTTCTTTTCTCGATTCGACGCAGTTCCCTATCACCGCCATCCGCGAGATCAAAATCCTCAAGAAGCTGCACCATCAGAACGTCATCCAGCTCAAGGAGATCGTTACATCCCCAGGTTCGACTAATCATCACACGAATCAGAAGAACTTCATGTTGGATTGTTAACTGCCTGCGTCCAGAGGACTAATGGGTGTTGGGTTGATTCTTGCAGGGCCGGACAGAGACGAGCAGGGGAAGCAAAGTACGGTTCTTTCTAAGAACGATATTAGTGTTTTTGATTCTTCTCAAAAAACTAAAATGAATGGTCAGTTGCCTAGTTTTGCCATTTGATCTGTCGTGTTGTTGTTCCATAGTCGATGGCAACAAGTACAAAGGGAGCATTTACATGGTCTTTGAGTACATGGACCATGACTTGACTGGGTTGGCTGATAAGCCTGGGATGCGCTTCACCATTCCACAGATTAAGGTAAAACCATCCATAAGTGTATGATGACGGAACTGGTTGCTACAAGTGTAGTTCCTGATATAATGTCATGTACCAGTGCTACATGAAGCAACTCCTCACGGGCCTTCACTATTGCCATATCAATCAAGTTCTGCATCGTGATATTAAAGGTATCTACGGCAGATAACTTGCATGAATTTGTGTGTTATGTTGTGATGGTGACTTTGTTGTTTTTATGCTAATCATGTATCAAAATTTACTCCTGCAGGATCTAACCTCTTGATAGACAACGAGGGTAACTTAAAACTGGCTGATTTTGGCCTAGCAAGATCATTTTCGAGTGATCATAACGCAAACCTCACTAACCGTGTGATCACTCTGTGGTACAGGTATTGCAGTGTTATCCTTTCGTCTTGCAAGTTATCTAGTGCAGTATTAGTAATTGGATCTTGCTGACTCTTTCGTTGGGTTAATGATTTCAGACCTCCAGAGTTGCTGCTAGGAAGCACAAAATATGGGCCAGCGGTGGACATGTGGTCGGTGGGTTGTATTTTTGCAGAGCTTCTCAATGGAAAGCCAATACTGCCTGGAAAGAATGAGGTATGGTTTCTAAAGGTGTTGGACAGATTATTTTTATCAATTGCTGTGATGAGGTTAGTTATTAGCATAATCCCTATTAGCTGTCATATACTTAATGTTGTGATTATGAAGTGACTTGGAATATCTTTAATTTATTATCAATTGAATATGATTATGGAGAGACTtggaatatactccctccattcctaaatataaggtgtattagtttttcaaaaagtcaactgttatctatgtttgaccaagtttacagcaaaatatatgaagatttataatactaaatatataaaatgtaaaaatatagttcatgatgaatctagtgataatgatttggtattctagatattgatatttttgtctataaacttggtcaaacttacagaagtttgactttttgaaaaaataatacaccttatattgaggaatggagggagtacttattaTCAATTGAATATCTTTAATTCATTTAGTTCTCAAACCTAAATAGTGTAAGAATCATTTTTATAATTATGAAGAGACTTGGAATATATATCATAATGTGAAGCTGGAGCATTTAGGTAAAGAGAAACTAGCAGCCATGTGTGTGTGTAACACACCTGGGGAGTACTAGAGATTGTACAATGTTGCAAAATTATCCACATCTATCTGACGGCAACGCATCCTACTATTTTTGTACTACTCGGGGAATATATGTCATAATTTGAAGCTAGAGCATTTAGGCAAACATTAACTAGCAGCCATGTGTAACACACCCGGGGAGTACTAGAGATTGTACAATGTTGCAAAATTATCCATATTTATCTGACGGCAACACATCCTACTATTTTTCTACTACTCGGGGAATATCTCCTAGAGATTGTACACTGTTGGATATATATCCTACAACAAATCGTACTTAGGAAATATCTAGCCATGTGAAGCTAGACATTTTAACTTGGTTATGGAAGGAAAAACACATCCTACTATGTTTGTACTCCTGTTATGTGAAAATGTTGCTCTTGTTAGTTCAAACACTCTTACGAAATTCTCCATATCTACAATAATCTTTAGCTATATATTTAAACTTGGTTACAGCAGGGAAACAAATTCCATTCTTGTAGTAGCCCTGTTATGTGAAAAAAGAAGTGCACCAATCTCGTTGTAGATGTTTCGGAAGTTAGGGAATGTTTCTCTACTTTGCCAAGAGAAACCTGAACTTAACTCCTCCGTCCTCATTCATATTTACTCTTAATTTCTTCAAAATGTGCGTGGTTCTTTTCGTTGTTATAAAAATAAAGTTGCTCCCTGTCTAGCCCAGCAGTTCTTTACTTTGAGGCACTTTCAGTCAGTATCTGGAATCACCTAGCACTAAAGTGTATTTGTTCTAAGCTTGAACTTGCAGTCTGCTGCAATCGTGAGTAATCTGCCTGTCTCTGATATTTTTTGCAGCCAGACCAACTGACCAAAATATTCGAGCTTTGTGGTACCCCTGACGAATTGATTTGGCCGGGTGTGACAAAAATGCCATGGTATAATAATTTGAAGCCTCCCCGCCAATTGAAGAGGCATGTTAAGGATGCTTTTAAACAGTAAGTACTATGTATTATACTTGCTTTTTATCTTTTGTACTTGAAGCTTGCTCAGTTGCCCTTTCGGAAGAGTGTTTGCTTACTTTGTGTGGTTCTAGTTTTGATTTTCATGCTCTGGATCTGCTGGAGAGGATGTTAACACTGGACCCGTCAAAGGTATAGTTGCTTCTTTTTAGTGTTTGCTTACATTTATATGCTTTGATATGCAAATGGTTTGTGGGCCTGGCTTTTCTGTTCATATTTTCGTAACTGCCAATTTTTTTTATTATTCAACCATATGACATGACTTGCACTCTCCAGAGGATATCTGCAAATGAAGCTCTTGATTCTGAATATTTCTGGACTGATCCCCTACCATGTGATCCTAAAAGGTGATGCTCGTAGGCCTTTTCCATTCCCTGACTCATGGCTTGCCATAATCATCCTAAGTTATATTAAGACATACCCCACTATGATTAATTAATTGGTGTCCATTTTCCTTTTGTGTTTACTGGTGCAGCTTGCCAAAGTATGAAGCTTCACATGAATATCAGACGAAGAAAAGACGTCAACAGCAGCGGCAAGCTGATGATGCTGCTGCAAAGCGGCAAAAGACGCATCATCCTCAGCCTCCTCATGCCCGTTTGCCCCCAATCCAGCAATCAGGCCATCAAATCAGGCCAGCCCAGCCTACCAACAACCCACATCCACCAATGGCATCTGGGTCAGGTCATCACTATGGAAAGCCCCGAGGGCCAGGAGGGCCAAATAGGTACCCACCGGGCGGGAACCAAGGTGGTGGAGGGTATCCGAACCGTGGAGGGCAAGGTGGCGGCTATGGCAGTGGCCCTTACCCTCAACAAGGTCGAGGGCCTCCTCCGTACCCTGGCGGTGGCCCAAGGGGTGGTGGCAGCAGTGGTGGCTATGGTGGTGCTCCAAACTTTCCACAAGCCGGTCCTTATGGTCCTGGCGGCCCAGGCCGGGGGCCAAATTATCCCCCACAAGCTGGCTCTcgaaaccagcagcagcagtaTGGAAACTGGCAATAGTATGTAGCATCTCAACAATACCATGTCATGtagatttctttttctttttcaaaaaggcCATGGCATGTAGGAATTGCCCATGATAAGTGGAAACCTATGCACTGATACTTGTATTTCAAGTTTAATTTAACTGATGTGCCTTTTGCTGGGCTTGATATGATAATTAATGTCATTTAGCTATGGATTAATTACTTGGGAAGTTTTA encodes:
- the LOC119341679 gene encoding cyclin-dependent kinase C-2-like, translating into MATAAPGQLNLDDYPSWGSRGVDCFEKLEQIGEGTYGQVFMAKETETKEIVALKKIRMDNEREGFPITAIREIKILKKLHHQNVIQLKEIVTSPGPDRDEQGKQIDGNKYKGSIYMVFEYMDHDLTGLADKPGMRFTIPQIKCYMKQLLTGLHYCHINQVLHRDIKGSNLLIDNEGNLKLADFGLARSFSSDHNANLTNRVITLWYRPPELLLGSTKYGPAVDMWSVGCIFAELLNGKPILPGKNEPDQLTKIFELCGTPDELIWPGVTKMPWYNNLKPPRQLKRHVKDAFKHFDFHALDLLERMLTLDPSKRISANEALDSEYFWTDPLPCDPKSLPKYEASHEYQTKKRRQQQRQADDAAAKRQKTHHPQPPHARLPPIQQSGHQIRPAQPTNNPHPPMASGSGHHYGKPRGPGGPNRYPPGGNQGGGGYPNRGGQGGGYGSGPYPQQGRGPPPYPGGGPRGGGSSGGYGGAPNFPQAGPYGPGGPGRGPNYPPQAGSRNQQQQYGNWQ